The genomic interval CTACCCGTACAACCAGCTCGGCTACGGCCCCGGCGACCTCGACGTCTTCGAGGACTTCCGCGTCGCGATGACGCTGGAGCCCGCCGAAGCCGCGGACCGCGGCGGCTTTGGCCCGTTCGAAGCGACGGTCCGCGGGACGGCCCGGCTGGCGGCGGGCGTGGCGGACGTGCGCGTCCGCTTCGCGGAAGAGCACGTCTGGCTCGAGAGCCGGCCGGCGGGAACCGACGCGGCGTGGACCCGCCTCGCGGCCGCCGGCGCGGGCGTGGGGCTCCCGCCGCTGGCCAAGCGGCCTCGCCTGGAGTTCTGGTCCGTCGATCAGGAGTTCTCCGCTTGGATCGACGGCGTCCGCGTGCTGCGGTACCGCGTCGACGTCGGTTTCGAGGCGCTGCTCACCCGGCCGGGCCCGCCCCGGCCCGCGGAGCAGCGGCTGCGGATCGGGCTGGCCGGACCCGGAGCGACCGCCGCGGCCCTGGTCGACCTCGACCTCGACCGCGACCTCTTCCACGAGAGCGGGGCCCTGGGCGGCTTCCGCGGCGGCGTGAGCCGCGGGCTCAACGGCCTGGTGCGCCGGGACCGCGTGGAGCCGGTGCGGCTGGCGGCCGACCGCTTCTTCTTGGTGGGGGACAACAGCCCGCAGAGCGACGACAGCCGCCGCTGGTCCACCGTCGACGCCTGGATCCGGGACCGCTACTTCCCCGGCGTGCCGGCGCGGGACGCCGCGGGCCGGGTGCCCGCGGGGCTGCTGATCGGCCGCGCCTTCGCGGTCTACTACCCCGCCGCCAAGCCGCTCCGGCCCGGCGGCGCGGCCGTGGTGCCCGACCTCGCGGCCATGCGGTGGATCGACTGACCGGGCACCGTGGAGGAGCCGGCAGCGGGTTCTTCCACACCGCCGGGCCGGATTCGCCACCCGGGAGACTCACCCGATCCTCACGCTGCCCCCGCGGGCAGACGAGGGGACCACGAGGCGGCGTCTCCACCTCAAGCTAAGGATATACATGAGTTTACGCTCGTTTTCGCCTCGATCGGGCGCGTGGAACGTTCGAACAGCGTTCAGAAGCGGAGGGTAAGCTGGGGACTCTGGCAGCGGAGCCCTCCGGCCACGTCCCCACGTTCTGCACACTTCCGTGCAACGAGGCTCGCCGCGTCACCGCAGCAGGCGGCCGCGGCGGCGGGGCCGTCCCGGTAGGTTGCCCGCATGCCCGCCAGCTCCTCCGCGTCCGCCAGCGTCCGCCGCCACGTCCTCGCCGCCCTCGTCACCAACGAGCCCGGCGTCCTGGCGCAGGTGGCCGGCATGTTCGCCGCCCGCGGCTTCAACATCGACTCGCTGGTGGTTGGCCGCACCGACAACCCCGAGCTGTCGCGGATGACGATCGTGGTCCCCGGGGACGACGCGGTGCTCGAGCAGGTCCGCAAGCAGCTACAGAAGCTCGTTCCCGTGGTGAAGGTGGTGGACTACCACGAGGTTCCCTACGTGGAGCGGGACCTGGTGCTGGTGACGGTGGCCACCGGCAAGCCGCGGGAGGACGGGCAGGAGGACGGCCGCGGGGCGACGGAGTACCGCGAGGAGATCGCCTCGCTGGCCACGCTCTTCCGCGCGAAGGTCGTGGACGTCGCGGCCGACCGGCTCATGATCGAGCTCGCCGGCGAGGAGAGCAAGCTGGAGAACTTCATCGAGCTGCTCAAACCCTACGGCATCCTCGAGCTGGCCCGCACCGGCGTCATCGCCATGCCGCGGGGCATGGCGCCCAAGGCACGCGTCGCCGAGGAGAAGAAGACGGTGGACGCCGCGGACCTGCCGCCGGGCTGAGCCGCGGGCGAGCCCAACGGCGGCGTGTCAATCCGCCTCGAGCGCCAGGATCTTCTCCAGCCGCTTCTCGTGCCGCCCCCCGGCGAAGGGCGTCTCGAGGAAGGTGGTGACGATGCGCTCGAGCAAGCGCGGGCCCAGCAGGTCGGCGGCGAGGCAGAGGACGTTGACGTCCAGGTAGCCCCGCGCGGTCTCGGCGGCGATCTCGTCCTGCGCCTGAGCGGCCCGGATCCCGCGGAGCTTGTTCGCGGCGAGGCAGCTGCCCATGCCGGTGCCGCAGAGCAGCACGCCCCGCTCCGCGTCCCCGCTGAGCACGCTGCGGCAGACCGCGATCGCCATGTCCGGGTAGTCGCAGACGTCGCCCCCGCAATCCGCGATGACGGCCACCGCGATGCCCCGCTGCTCGAAGAGCGGCAGCAGCTGCTGCAGCGCGTCGTGCCCGCGGTGGTCGGCGCCGATCGACACCCTCACGGCGCCAGCTCCGCGAGGCGCCGGCCGACGGCGGCGCGGATCTGGTCCGCGGCGCGGCGGTAGTCCTCGGCGTCCCCGCCGATCGGGTCGCTCACGTCTGCGCCGGGATCGAGCCGGCTGGCCTTCGACGCCGCGTCGGGGAAGCGCGACACGAGCAGGTCGAGGTGGTCGGCCGTCAGCGTGTAGATCACGTCGGCATCGACCACCGCCTGCGCCGTCAGCGCGTGGCTGCGGTGATCGGCCAGCCCGCCGCCGGCGCCGGCCGCCTCCGCGACGGCCTCGGGGCTGGCGGCGTACCCGTCGACGGCGCTGACGCCCGCGGAGGACACGGTCACGCCCCCGCCGCCATCGGCGACCGCCTGCCGGGCGAACGCTTCGGCCATGGGCGAGCGGCAGGTGTTGCCGGTGCAGACGAACAGGATGTGGAGTCGGTTGAGGCGTTCCACGATGCGCGGAGCATAAACCCCGGCCCGGAGCACGCTCGCCCGCAGGCGGCCGCGGCTCCCGTCCGCCCGCTTCGGCCGGAACAGCCGCACCGCCGTGGACCCGCGGCCGAAGCGGGCGGGGCCGCCGAGCACCACCAGGTCGGCCCCGACCGGTGGCCGCTCCCGCGGATCGACCACCTGCCGGCCGGCCGCGTCCACGGCAGGCAGCGCCACCACCGGCCCGCCCGCCGCGGCGACCGCCCGCCGCGTGACCCGCGGTTCGGGGCACCGCACCGCCACGCGGCCGCCGCGGGCGAACACGCCCCGGGCGGCCTCATCGGGCGCCCGCGACGCCAGCGACGCCGCGTCCGCGTCGAGCGTGACCGCGTACGCCCCGGGCATCGCCCGCCGCAGGAAGCGGCCGACCGCCGGGTCGGCGGGCGCAAGCGACGCCGCCGCCGCCGCGTCGGGCACCTGCAGGGCGAGCGCCTGCCCGTCGACCAGCCCACGCTCCCGCCGCACCCGGGCCACGGCGTCGGGCCGATCGGCCCGGAGAAAGAGCCCGTAGACGGTTTCGGTCGGCAGGACCACCGCCTCCCCGCGATCGAGCGCAGCGGCCGCGACCGCCGGAGCGTCCGAGCGGTCGGCTTCGATCTCGGCGGTTGGGGTCAGGGCGGCTTCCACGGAGGGCAGGCTAGGTCGCGCCCGGAAGCGCCCGCCGCCACGGCGGTTGCGGGGCGCTGGCCGACGCGCGGCCGGCTCCCGGAGCGGCAGGCCCGGGCCCCGGCCCCGTCGTCGGGCCGGGTCAATCCCGCAGCACGACGACGTCCGCCGGATCGACCCAGCCCGTCAGCGG from Phycisphaera mikurensis NBRC 102666 carries:
- the ilvN gene encoding acetolactate synthase small subunit, with amino-acid sequence MPASSSASASVRRHVLAALVTNEPGVLAQVAGMFAARGFNIDSLVVGRTDNPELSRMTIVVPGDDAVLEQVRKQLQKLVPVVKVVDYHEVPYVERDLVLVTVATGKPREDGQEDGRGATEYREEIASLATLFRAKVVDVAADRLMIELAGEESKLENFIELLKPYGILELARTGVIAMPRGMAPKARVAEEKKTVDAADLPPG
- a CDS encoding RpiB/LacA/LacB family sugar-phosphate isomerase, with the translated sequence MRVSIGADHRGHDALQQLLPLFEQRGIAVAVIADCGGDVCDYPDMAIAVCRSVLSGDAERGVLLCGTGMGSCLAANKLRGIRAAQAQDEIAAETARGYLDVNVLCLAADLLGPRLLERIVTTFLETPFAGGRHEKRLEKILALEAD
- a CDS encoding arsenate reductase/protein-tyrosine-phosphatase family protein, translating into MEAALTPTAEIEADRSDAPAVAAAALDRGEAVVLPTETVYGLFLRADRPDAVARVRRERGLVDGQALALQVPDAAAAASLAPADPAVGRFLRRAMPGAYAVTLDADAASLASRAPDEAARGVFARGGRVAVRCPEPRVTRRAVAAAGGPVVALPAVDAAGRQVVDPRERPPVGADLVVLGGPARFGRGSTAVRLFRPKRADGSRGRLRASVLRAGVYAPRIVERLNRLHILFVCTGNTCRSPMAEAFARQAVADGGGGVTVSSAGVSAVDGYAASPEAVAEAAGAGGGLADHRSHALTAQAVVDADVIYTLTADHLDLLVSRFPDAASKASRLDPGADVSDPIGGDAEDYRRAADQIRAAVGRRLAELAP
- a CDS encoding S26 family signal peptidase codes for the protein MRLHEPAERSLKETLESVVVAFILAFTFRVYVTEAYIIPTGSMAPTLLGSHVEADCPACGFRLVADAAPLLEHAVDEARCPMCFLEVPLAEAPGLPPAVRAGDRILVQKHLGRFESPRRYDVLVFKNPQNPFGGGQNFIKRLTGLPGERLMLLDGNVYVADEPEEAGVPDERLRWRIARKTDEKANPRAEAIQRAVFQPVWHSRHWPGDGGTSGGVTRWACPWVPRSGRWERAAGRFRPLADPPAASTPAFTLGFDFTPVAGRPGYLRPDAIYPYNQLGYGPGDLDVFEDFRVAMTLEPAEAADRGGFGPFEATVRGTARLAAGVADVRVRFAEEHVWLESRPAGTDAAWTRLAAAGAGVGLPPLAKRPRLEFWSVDQEFSAWIDGVRVLRYRVDVGFEALLTRPGPPRPAEQRLRIGLAGPGATAAALVDLDLDRDLFHESGALGGFRGGVSRGLNGLVRRDRVEPVRLAADRFFLVGDNSPQSDDSRRWSTVDAWIRDRYFPGVPARDAAGRVPAGLLIGRAFAVYYPAAKPLRPGGAAVVPDLAAMRWID